In one window of Prevotella sp. E13-17 DNA:
- a CDS encoding M48 family metallopeptidase: MIIQLTYRRTGRLSMRIVKNGDVHVFAPIGMSKEEIEAFISQHQEWIVEARKKTAERQKQRIDFFNQLPLTTKPQKVEATEKVRALIEPLIEHYTEVIGVIPSFIRYKPMISRWGMCNVKERSICFSTYLLLLPNRCVEHVVVHELCHLLEPSHNVRFHALMDKYYPKWRDARKETRRIVKGEHVCK, from the coding sequence ATGATTATACAATTGACATACAGACGGACTGGCAGGTTGTCGATGCGCATCGTTAAGAATGGCGATGTGCACGTGTTTGCTCCTATCGGTATGTCAAAAGAAGAAATAGAAGCTTTTATCAGCCAGCATCAGGAATGGATTGTTGAGGCAAGAAAGAAGACAGCTGAGCGACAGAAGCAGCGAATTGACTTCTTCAATCAACTACCATTGACCACGAAGCCTCAAAAGGTAGAGGCAACGGAAAAAGTAAGAGCGTTGATTGAGCCTCTGATAGAACATTATACGGAGGTTATTGGTGTCATACCGTCCTTTATCCGTTATAAGCCGATGATATCTCGTTGGGGTATGTGCAACGTGAAAGAACGTAGCATCTGCTTTTCTACATATCTGCTGTTGCTTCCAAATAGGTGTGTCGAGCATGTCGTGGTTCACGAACTATGTCACTTGTTAGAACCTAGCCATAATGTCCGTTTCCATGCTTTGATGGACAAATACTATCCAAAGTGGAGGGACGCACGAAAGGAAACTCGCAGGATAGTGAAGGGTGAACATGTCTGTAAATAA
- a CDS encoding (deoxy)nucleoside triphosphate pyrophosphohydrolase, translated as MKHVEVVAAIIRKGDKIFATQRGYGEWKDWWEFPGGKMEAGETPEEALVREIHEELSAEISVDEFLCTVEYDYPKFHLTMHCYLCSLMTDSLHLNEHEAARWLSRDELDSVKWLPADVKVVELLKSRIQ; from the coding sequence ATGAAACATGTTGAAGTCGTAGCAGCGATAATCCGCAAAGGTGATAAGATATTCGCTACTCAGCGAGGATACGGCGAGTGGAAGGACTGGTGGGAGTTTCCTGGCGGAAAGATGGAGGCTGGGGAGACACCAGAAGAAGCGCTCGTGAGGGAGATTCACGAGGAACTATCTGCAGAGATCAGCGTGGATGAATTCCTCTGCACGGTGGAATATGACTACCCTAAATTCCATTTGACCATGCATTGCTATCTTTGTTCACTGATGACAGATTCTCTACATCTGAATGAACATGAGGCAGCTAGGTGGTTGTCAAGAGACGAGTTGGATAGCGTCAAGTGGCTACCAGCGGATGTGAAAGTGGTGGAATTGCTTAAATCAAGAATACAATAA
- a CDS encoding helix-turn-helix domain-containing protein → MAITDEEKILFDNLSTEFADIPRNRGQLEKLEEKNSAILTDEVSVDQEEEIEEAEIDKDLDDRSNSKSKKALPQTVQDTFELAKQGYTLETIARKRELSAYTISEHLSILIMHGLVDVFDFVDRYTYTLISSVIQDLPKGATSKKVKSRCPEGIKRNTIRMVMADLKRKQQDTE, encoded by the coding sequence ATGGCGATTACAGATGAAGAAAAGATTCTATTCGATAATCTGAGTACGGAGTTTGCCGACATTCCTAGGAATAGAGGTCAATTAGAAAAGTTAGAAGAAAAAAACTCTGCTATCCTAACGGATGAAGTGTCTGTTGACCAAGAGGAAGAAATCGAAGAAGCAGAGATAGATAAAGATTTAGATGACCGTTCTAACTCAAAGAGTAAAAAGGCTCTCCCGCAAACCGTACAAGACACTTTTGAGCTTGCCAAACAAGGATATACTCTTGAGACAATTGCACGGAAGCGCGAGTTGTCAGCTTATACTATCTCAGAACATCTTTCGATTCTTATTATGCACGGATTAGTAGATGTGTTCGATTTCGTAGACCGCTATACATACACGCTGATTTCTAGCGTTATTCAAGATTTGCCCAAGGGCGCAACGTCGAAAAAAGTAAAGAGTAGGTGCCCTGAAGGGATTAAACGAAACACCATCCGAATGGTGATGGCCGACCTAAAAAGAAAACAACAGGATACAGAATAA
- a CDS encoding transposase: protein MRPNGFTPAKTFHDFPIRGLEVLLHVRRRRWLDTENHNVMSEFDFIQESTRCSKELADFLKKRLETLPITARSFEKDYHINGDNFERSYKEGGRLNGFKRTGPISGFKTWEDAEGKPIHSNAAYHPERLKNNETKAELLMRSKYLLMVSPEKWTPNQRERAEILFELYPDIETAYSLTHSLRMIFAQKCDKEAGRKSIKKWYAKVSEFDNKAFNDIAAAMYDREDEILNYFVNRSTNASAGPLNAKIKDFRAQLRGVIDKKFFIFRLVKIFS from the coding sequence TTGCGTCCTAACGGCTTTACTCCTGCCAAGACCTTCCATGACTTTCCTATTCGTGGGCTGGAGGTTCTGTTGCATGTGCGTCGCCGTCGCTGGCTTGACACAGAAAACCACAATGTCATGTCTGAGTTTGACTTCATACAGGAATCCACCCGCTGTTCAAAGGAACTGGCGGATTTTTTAAAGAAGCGTTTGGAGACGCTCCCTATAACGGCCCGTTCGTTTGAGAAAGACTATCACATCAATGGCGATAATTTCGAGCGTTCATACAAGGAGGGTGGACGCTTGAACGGCTTCAAGCGGACGGGTCCCATCAGTGGTTTCAAGACCTGGGAAGATGCAGAAGGCAAGCCAATCCATAGCAATGCCGCATACCATCCTGAGAGGCTGAAGAACAACGAGACAAAGGCCGAGCTGCTCATGCGCAGTAAGTACCTGCTGATGGTGTCACCCGAGAAGTGGACTCCAAACCAAAGGGAACGTGCGGAGATACTCTTTGAACTGTACCCTGACATAGAGACGGCGTACAGCCTGACACACTCTCTGAGGATGATCTTTGCCCAGAAGTGCGACAAGGAAGCCGGGCGTAAGAGCATCAAGAAGTGGTACGCCAAAGTGAGCGAGTTTGATAACAAAGCCTTCAATGACATAGCCGCAGCCATGTACGACAGAGAGGATGAAATCCTCAACTACTTTGTCAACAGGTCGACCAATGCATCGGCAGGACCGCTCAATGCAAAAATCAAGGACTTCAGGGCTCAGCTAAGAGGTGTTATTGACAAGAAATTCTTCATCTTCAGACTGGTCAAGATTTTCAGTTAA
- the dnaK gene encoding molecular chaperone DnaK — protein sequence MGKIIGIDLGTTNSCVSVFEGNEPVVIANSEGKRTTPSVVGFVEGGERKIGDPAKRQAITNPKNTVYSIKRFMGETWQQTEKEIARVPFSVVNEGGYPRVDIDGRKYTPQEISAMVLQKMKKTAEDYLGQEVTEAVITVPAYFSDSQRQATKEAGQIAGLNVRRIVNEPTAAALAYGIDKTNKDMKIAVFDLGGGTFDISILDFGGGVFEVLSTNGDTHLGGDDFDQVIIDWLVQEFKNDEGADLKSDPMAMQRLKEAAEKAKIELSSTTSTEINLPYIMPVGGVPKHLVKTLTRAKFEQLAHNLIQACLVPCQNAVRDAGISTSDIDEVILVGGSSRIPAVQALVKNYFGKEPSKGVNPDEVVAVGAAIQGAILNQETGQDIVLLDVTPLTLGIETLGGVMTKLIEANTTIPCKQSQVFSTAADNQTEVTIHVLQGERPMAAQNKSLGQFNLTGIAPARRGVPQIEVTFDIDANGIVKVSAKDKATGKEQAIRIEASSGLSQDEINRMKAEAEANAENDKKERERIDKMNQADSMIFQTETFLNENGDKLGADKANVEAAVNQLKEAHKAGDVAAIDTAMNNLNQVMQSASQKMYQQAGPQPGADQAQQQQQQAGGNSQDDIQDADFEEVK from the coding sequence ATGGGAAAGATTATTGGTATTGACTTAGGTACAACAAACTCGTGTGTATCAGTATTTGAAGGCAATGAGCCTGTCGTTATCGCAAATAGCGAGGGCAAGCGCACGACACCTTCTGTAGTAGGTTTCGTCGAGGGTGGCGAACGCAAGATTGGCGACCCTGCCAAGCGTCAGGCTATCACTAACCCTAAAAACACCGTTTATTCTATTAAGCGTTTCATGGGTGAGACATGGCAGCAGACCGAGAAGGAAATTGCTCGCGTACCATTCTCTGTAGTTAACGAGGGTGGCTATCCTCGTGTAGATATCGACGGCCGTAAGTACACACCTCAGGAGATTTCTGCCATGGTGCTTCAGAAGATGAAGAAGACTGCTGAGGACTATCTCGGACAGGAGGTGACAGAAGCTGTCATCACCGTGCCTGCCTACTTCTCTGACTCTCAGCGTCAGGCCACAAAGGAGGCTGGTCAGATCGCTGGTCTCAACGTACGCCGTATCGTGAATGAGCCTACAGCCGCAGCCTTGGCTTATGGTATCGACAAGACCAACAAGGATATGAAGATTGCCGTGTTCGACCTCGGTGGCGGAACATTCGATATCTCCATCCTTGACTTCGGTGGCGGTGTATTCGAGGTGCTCTCTACCAATGGTGATACTCACCTGGGTGGTGACGACTTCGACCAGGTGATCATCGACTGGCTGGTACAGGAGTTCAAGAACGACGAGGGTGCTGACCTGAAGAGTGATCCTATGGCAATGCAGCGTCTGAAGGAAGCTGCCGAGAAGGCTAAGATCGAGCTATCGAGCACCACTTCAACGGAGATTAACCTCCCCTACATCATGCCCGTTGGCGGTGTTCCCAAGCACTTGGTTAAGACACTGACACGTGCTAAGTTTGAGCAACTGGCCCACAACCTGATTCAGGCTTGTTTGGTTCCTTGCCAGAACGCCGTTCGCGACGCAGGCATCTCTACCAGCGATATCGACGAGGTCATCCTCGTGGGTGGTTCAAGCCGTATCCCCGCTGTGCAGGCCCTCGTAAAGAACTATTTCGGCAAAGAGCCATCAAAGGGTGTTAACCCCGACGAGGTCGTTGCTGTAGGTGCTGCCATCCAGGGTGCAATTCTCAATCAGGAGACCGGTCAGGACATCGTGCTGCTCGACGTTACTCCTCTGACCTTGGGTATCGAGACACTCGGTGGCGTAATGACCAAGCTGATTGAGGCCAACACCACTATCCCCTGCAAGCAGAGTCAGGTGTTCTCTACCGCTGCCGACAACCAGACCGAGGTGACCATCCACGTGCTGCAAGGTGAGCGTCCTATGGCTGCTCAGAACAAGAGCCTTGGCCAGTTCAACCTCACCGGCATCGCCCCCGCCCGTCGTGGTGTACCTCAGATTGAGGTAACCTTCGACATCGACGCCAACGGTATCGTAAAGGTATCAGCCAAGGATAAGGCTACAGGCAAAGAGCAGGCTATCCGCATCGAGGCTTCATCTGGTCTGTCACAGGACGAGATCAACCGCATGAAGGCAGAGGCCGAGGCCAACGCCGAGAACGATAAGAAGGAGCGTGAGCGCATCGACAAGATGAACCAGGCTGACTCCATGATTTTCCAGACCGAGACCTTCCTCAACGAGAATGGTGACAAGCTTGGTGCCGACAAGGCCAACGTCGAGGCTGCTGTTAATCAGCTGAAGGAAGCCCACAAGGCAGGCGACGTAGCAGCCATCGACACAGCCATGAACAACCTCAATCAGGTGATGCAGTCAGCTTCTCAGAAGATGTACCAGCAGGCTGGTCCTCAGCCCGGTGCCGACCAGGCTCAGCAGCAACAGCAGCAGGCTGGCGGCAACTCTCAAGACGACATCCAGGATGCCGACTTTGAGGAGGTGAAGTAA